The proteins below are encoded in one region of Anaerolineae bacterium:
- a CDS encoding response regulator transcription factor, which produces MHNPIRVLLVVADNAFRQAIRAWLQRTTDLTCVGEARDGAATLALHRELDPGVILLDVAAVSGQNGQSVLRLSQAYPHSKILVLSAPGNQEELIVNLFRQGIWGYLDKESCQPSEIIEAIRVVSKGQAVLSPSIAGRILNELSQLQKHQKISNYTNQGGIFND; this is translated from the coding sequence ATGCATAACCCAATCCGTGTGTTACTCGTTGTTGCCGATAACGCCTTTCGCCAGGCGATACGTGCCTGGCTCCAGCGCACCACCGACCTGACCTGTGTGGGCGAGGCGCGCGATGGGGCAGCCACCCTTGCCTTGCACCGGGAGCTTGACCCCGGGGTGATTTTGCTGGATGTTGCGGCTGTATCTGGTCAGAATGGACAATCCGTATTGCGTTTGAGCCAGGCGTATCCTCACAGCAAAATCCTGGTACTGAGCGCCCCTGGTAACCAGGAAGAGCTGATTGTGAACCTGTTCAGGCAGGGCATCTGGGGCTACCTGGATAAAGAGAGCTGTCAGCCATCTGAAATTATTGAAGCCATCCGGGTAGTCAGTAAGGGCCAGGCCGTTTTAAGCCCCAGCATAGCCGGGCGGATTTTGAATGAGTTATCTCAATTACAAAAACATCAAAAAATTTCAAATTATACCAATCAAGGAGGTATTTTCAATGACTAA
- a CDS encoding response regulator transcription factor — MNNSIKVSIVDNDDLFRRRARAWLEGTNGITVVGEAKEERQAIALIRETRPDVILLDISARPANDLQTMGHICELFPDAKIIVLNGEGQEQLALEAFKKGALGHLVKEKVQPIEMVKAICAVSRGEAVLSPGIAGCILDEVMQERRHSAPQT; from the coding sequence GTGAATAATTCAATCAAAGTCTCAATCGTGGACAACGACGATTTGTTCCGCCGGAGGGCGCGCGCATGGCTCGAAGGGACAAACGGCATCACGGTCGTGGGCGAGGCGAAAGAGGAGCGGCAGGCCATCGCTCTGATCCGCGAGACTCGCCCTGATGTTATCTTGTTAGACATAAGCGCGCGACCCGCCAACGATTTGCAGACGATGGGCCACATCTGCGAATTGTTTCCTGACGCCAAGATTATCGTCTTGAACGGTGAGGGTCAAGAGCAACTGGCGCTCGAGGCGTTCAAAAAGGGTGCGCTGGGCCACCTGGTCAAAGAAAAAGTCCAGCCAATCGAGATGGTGAAAGCCATCTGTGCCGTCAGCAGAGGAGAAGCAGTTCTCAGCCCGGGTATCGCCGGGTGTATCTTGGACGAAGTTATGCAAGAACGGCGACACAGCGCCCCGCAAACTTGA